The following DNA comes from Ricinus communis isolate WT05 ecotype wild-type chromosome 10, ASM1957865v1, whole genome shotgun sequence.
cttttatagtgtgcttgtttgaattttttttttctttagctgTTGTAAAAGAGAATATTTCTAATGCACTTTTCATATATgtcaaattctttattttaaagagttataatataaaattacactcCAAATATATAGAGAGTTAAATTTCactctctattttatatttaataaatacactaaaatctttatacatttaatttaattgatatttattactcttatttttctattgataaaaattaaaaaaagtttaaaactattaatatttatgaaaataaaaattaaatagagaatagaatataaagagtttattgaatttaaataaaaatatttaccctttatatttaaatatttttatcataaaatttatacttttaaaataaaaaaccactcataaaaatactttaaaagtACTGACACCCTTGAAGAGAGGACTTAAAAATTGGAGAGTAGGTTAGGAGATGGCGGATGATAAGTGATGCCATCTAATATTGGCCCCAAGACTCttcatcaattaataaataataataataataatatgtggAGGCAATCATTTAGTTGCTTTGTTGGCGGGAAAAGTTACAGAAAACGATTGTCCTTTGGTTGCTATGGGATACTGTTTGCAACGTAACTAAATAGCAACCAACcattatcattaataaaaCAGTAAAAGAAGGGATCCAACAATTCGGCGTTGGTGGCAGTTCATTTCATGCTGTGGTCACTCCTGTGTTAAATGAAGGAAAAATCTCGACCCACTGTCACtgtaatttttcatttatttattttgacattgggttgagatttttattttatttttggaaggtccattatttttatattccaGCTTAAACTTAGTGAATGGTACCTCAAATCCATTACATCGTACTATGATTTCTTTATGATtctatattttagtatttagaCAGCAAATGTAGAAGATTTAGCgttaaaaactcaaaaaaatcTCAAGACTCAGACAGGATTTTACATTAAATAGAATAATGAACATGTAACTGAAATTTCGTCTACATACAAATGTTAACTGAAAGCTACTAATCAAATTATGAAGATGTGAACACGAAGGCAAATGAAAATGAACTTCTAAGCTTTCAAttgattaactaaaaataaacgAATACACTCCAACCAACAGTAAAGCCAAAAATGTGTGCGACTGCGTGGGGTAAGAAATCCGAGAGCGATAGCGACATTGATAGGATGCTCGCAACACTGGTAACTCATTTCCTTTCAGTAACCCATAAAATTCTcttgtcattttctttaatattattttaatcctcttcttttctcccataattttgtataaaaattattatatttttatagcatGAACTGTACTGGGCAACCAAAAGTGTCTCAGACTTGTGCCATTCTTTACTGATGGAGAATCTCTAACCAATCACCAAATcgggaaaataaaattatttttctataataatattaataataatgctgCATATCCAACCTCCAATCCCCAATCTCCGCACATGCCACTTTCCTTCCTCGTCCTTTTCTTCTCTCCGCTTTTCGCTTCCcacttcttctttctcttttccttctcGTGCTCGGTTCACACGTGTTGTGACCGCCGCAGTTACTAGCCCTGAGATGGAGGCGTTAGACGCTAAAGTGCTCAAGCAAGGAATAGCTGAACTGTATGACGAGTCGTCTGGTGTGTGGGAAGATATATGGGGTGACCACATGCACCATGGTTTTTATGATCCTGATGTTCAAGTTTCTGCTTCTCTTTCTAATCATAGAGCTGCCCAGATCCGTATGATCGAGGAGGCTCTCCGTTTCGCCGGCGTTTCAGGttcatttgttattttatattatcctatttgttcctttttcctttgtaTTTTCAGAGTTAACTTTCTGTTACTGTACCGTCATGTCATTTTCAGAAGTCACAGAATTGTGAAGTTTTTAcgtctaattataaattaaattttaaattttatgatttttaataatttttatttaatcattttaaaattttaaaatatttttcaatgacaattctttaaatttcataataaaaaaatataaaattaattatactaattaaaataataattatagattagtaaaaattatttatcataaacTTAACGATATAaccattaaaatttttatatatatgtattttttatatattttatgtctaaatataataaatttttattaactcaCTAACTTTTATGTTAATAGACAAAATTAACTTGCTTTGTCATTTTTCTTGATGTgatatattaagaattattatcaaaaattattttttaaaataaattaaaaattataagtatttattttaaaattttaaataactagataaaattgttaaaagtataaaatttaaaatttaattagtaattagatattttctttaaaagaaacgAAATCTTAGCCAGAGTAAATTTaggaataaaattaaagacattgGATGTAGGAGTTTACTAATTGGGTAAATTGTTCAGGTGGTACTAAACTTTGATActgtatatcaatttaatactaagactttaatttgaatcaaaatggTATTAAAAGTACAgaaaattatatcaatttagttcaAATGTCCAATTTCCGACAACATATAGTGACATGGCAAGCTGATGAGACAAAGTTAATTAACGTGGCACACGCTGAGGGGGAAACAACTGAAATATACCTCATCAGCTTGCCACGTCATCATCCGTTGTCATAAATTGGATATTTAGACTAAATTGATAcacttttttgtatttttagtatcattttaatttaaattaaaattttgatatcaaattattatacaGTTCTAAGATTTGGTACCAACTGGGTAATTTATTCTTTACTAATTACTAATATTTGATAGCATGGACTCGTCTTCCTTCTTTACACTTCAGTTGTAAACAGAGGGAGAGCTATAGTGGGAAAAAAATTAGCGCTtaggaaattttaattaattcttagtTTATATGTATGCGTATAGGTACttagctatatatatatatatatataataaattagtcaAAGGTATTGACATGACTGATAattatagttaattatttatcttttaaaatatgaaagaagacaaatattaatttgactAGCATTTTTGTTGAAATAAGGAAGAAAAGTATTTGTGTGTAtacaaacataaatttttaagattttaaatttttttaatatgtttctatatcttaatatataaaatatttttattgtaatattatatttatttttaatatataacatttaaattttatgtgtaattttataacttttataaatatattatatttttaattaaatattaattttaattataaaaataatatattacttatattttaataatatatattaattagttaatttcttaattagataataattttaattttatcattaaaatagtaattaattatattttaatattttattaactaataaattaatttattaattaaataataattttaattttaaaataatattaaataatattttaatattatatttaattaataaatttaattatataataatttttaattataaataatatcaattgtATTAATAGCATTAATtcatctaatattaaaatcgattagcaaatatttttatattattatattaatagatatctaaaaaataaaaaatatttaatttatttttatttttaaagatattataaattatattaaaaattaaaattttattaaattttaataaatttaattttataattaaaataatagtaatagtcattaaatatatggataaattactagttattaattaataattgagaaaaatatattataatatatctcagttttaaatgtatttggaattcattaatcattttttaatttgtaagtCTCATGTagattgtaaatttaatttgtgtCCAAAATTTACTGATAGTTGACGAATAGAACTGATAGATCATGATTAATAGCAAATAGTTTGTAacaaatagtaataatttaaattgtttgatatttgatattttataaatagttattgtatatattaaatgacTATAGAcgatataatttatttttgaatatattttattttataaaattatttttaatgatagaaattaatagaagtaatttataataattaaaaatggtataATTAACTTTAGTATACTCAgttgtatatattattaaaatatttataagaattattttgaaattagatattagaatttaaatttcacttatatataatattaatttatgagacctattttttttatatatatgcttaatttttgacgtataagatttttattttgacatgtgttttTACTTTTGACACGTAGGATTTAAacttaagtttaattttataattttttatattaatttattaattcataagtACATTTATAATTGAACAGTGACtataattctaaaagataacatgttaattatattttaattctatattttaattaatgaatagTTTTTGAAtatcaattctattttaagaaatacatatcaattatatgttaatattatattgattaataaattaatttttaattatataattaattcttaaaaatattaatatcaattatattgatatattaatttatataatattaaaattaattaataaataattttaaaaataaataataagagcGTAACGCATGGGTAAACGACtagttaaatattaattataaaggtaaaaatattataattatttaactaataaatataattattaatatatgataaattatttattataattataaaatttaattgtataaaattaatttataataaattattattataatttttaataaaaataaaattttaaaaaattaaaaaattaaataaaaaattatataataaataaaaaatttaaaatatagctGATAAAATTAACAGTTGACTAGGATTAAATTAATTCCAAGCCACTGATCCTCAAATTTTACGGAACAGGTTTTTATTGTCCGACTCTTACCAACTTATAGACTTTGTTTAGACTAAGTTGTTTAttcaacaaaatttaaaaaaattaataaaatttatggattTGTAAAAAAcgtatgaaattttaaaatagcaATTTGTTTGCTATATGTATAAAATCCACGAAATGTCATTGTAATTtcgaaaaaaagaattgaagagAAACtctcatttattaaaatgagGGATTTGACAAAATTTCATCTATGAAATCATCAATTTGATGATCTTGGTAAATAATGAATTCTAAATAATCCATAAATTTGTCCCTTTCTTATAACTCAGATGATGAACTCTATCTAAAAAAtcttttcataaaaaactttGAAACTAAAATTACCATAGCAACGGATTCATGTGTATTTGTGTAAGAAACTATGTATACGAGAGagaattaaaggaaaaaccaGGAAAGGAAATTTATGTAATAATATGCAAGATCGGCAAATGTATTAATCTAATCTTTCATGATGACATTTACACCGTACGATAATGTTTATACAATACGTTAGAAGTACATTTACTGGATAAGAATTTGGCACAAACCAAATTTGGCAAGTGAAATCTCGGGTCTGATTAGAATTATTACtggatattaaaaaaataaatttaaattattcatttatttcattaatttttttaaattatttttttatcgtatctgttttaaaattattaatttatgcttataagaatatcaaaataaacaacTGAAACCTCTGGCTGGGGAAATGCAATCCCTAAACGCAGTCCAATCCCCTTTTGACAGATTTAGGTTTACCCTTACTCAgtaacttttgttttttttcttttctttcttaaaccAAAGGAATGTGTCTGGATCAATTTTGAGATGTAGCTTGACCGATttggcatttttttttttttaaattctcatCTTTGAATCGCAAATTATAGCCACAAGAACTGAACCCTGCCACCTATTACTTGCACTAACCATAATAGTTGCCCCATTGAATGGTTGACATTACCTGTCATAGTCAAAAAGCTATGGCTATTCACttgattttgtttaaaaaatacGAGTCAATCAGTACGGTGATGCCTTTTGGTGTTTGGGAACTTAGAATGTGCCCTTTGCTGTTAGTACTTGCCAAACTTTCTCCATCCATGTTTTATGTTGTGCTTTTCCAAGAATGTCTTGTTCCTTTCAAGCAGAATGAACAACCCGTGGATCcaatttttgagattttagaGTAATGGTCTTAATATTTGAATCACCATTTTCTCATCTCTAGGCTCCTCATTTTGCTTGTGCATTAgtatatgtaaaattaaagGCAAGCTTCGAAGTTCTAACTCATGTGTTTACCCTCTTAAATGGTCCAGAGGATCCTACCAAATGCCCTAAGAATGTGGTTGATGTTGGCTGTGGGATTGGAGGCAGCTCCAGGTACATAGCAAAGAAATTTGGGGCCAAGTGCCAGGGCATTACCCTCAGTCCTGTCCAAGCTCAGAGGGCCAATGCTCTAGCAGCTGCTGAAGGACTAGCTGACAAGGTGAGTGAATATGTATGTGgagtttgaattattttttctgttcAAGAAAAGATATACATGGTTAAcctgttaatttatttaatatgttaattcAATTAGTTCTACTTTTTATAAGCATCTCCACCCCATTTTTCGTTAAATCAATATCACTGCAACTTTAGGCATAATAGTGTAAACTGTTAGCAGGTTTCCTTCCAAGTTGGAGATGCTTTAGAACAACCATTTCCAGATGGGCAATTTGATCTTGTCTGGTCAATGGAAAGTGGAGAACATATGCCTGACAAGAAAAAGGTTTCTTCTCTATCTCACAGTAATTTCACGGCTTCAGTTATTGCTcattacaaaatatttataatcttttttcttcgtaaaactttattttatttttataaactgGCAGTTTGTAAGTGAGTTGGCTAGAGTTGCAGCCTCAGGGGCCACAATTATTATAGTAACATGGTGCCACAGGAATCTCAGCCCTTCTGAAGAATCTCTGCAGACATGGGAGAAAGAGCATCTGAAGAAGATTTGTGATGCTTATTATCTCCCAGAATGGTGTTCTGCTTCTGATTATGTCAAATTACTTGAGGGTCTCTCCCTGGAGGTAATTACTAGCTTCAAAACTGTCTAGACCTACCTTGATTGAATTCAGGATCAAAACCTGCTCTCCTGAGTTGTATGACTTAACTGCTAAAATCTTGAGTAGATGACCTGAGCAATCGAGAGCTTCCCTGACTTGacaataattttcatttttctgcTTTTGAATCCCATTAATAAATTGTTTCAGTTGAGGTAACAATGGCAaacaatttaatcaattaGCTTGCAAGACAACTAATGTTCTATCTGCTTTTGCAGGATATTAAAACTGCAGATTGGTCTCAATACGTTGCTCCTTTTTGGCCAGCAGTGATTCGCTCGGCAGTGACATGGAAGGGACTGACATCACTGCTGCGCAGCGGTAAGCTTAGTTTTCTTAGAGGCACTTTATTTCATTGCTGTTGCATCCCATTCCCATTGgttccttttctttaaattacaATCAGTTCTTGCAAAAGCTTCATTGTCTACATGTTCTTAAAATCTTCCTTTTGAGTACTGTAATTATGTCTGTTTTTCTTATCGAATCTGTGACATGGTCGATCATCAGGTCTAAAAACAATCAGGGGAGCATTAGTTATGCCATTGATGATCCAGGGATACAAGAAGGGTGTTATCAAGTTTGCTGTCATTACATGTCGAAAGCCGTTTAAACAAGAAACACCCTGAAAAAGTTGCGGAGCCACACAGGCACCGATCCCAAAAGgatttgaattaaataagaTAAGATTTAGACtcatcttttatatttgagGTCTAAATTTGCTACCATTATGAGTGATATACcattaaattgatgatttaggataaaaagaaaaatagcagTACATCTTGTGTCTTAAATTAATCCATACACAAGATtcaatctgaaaaaacaaaatatttataaaaagaggGCGTCATCATTATTGGAAAGCTTAGATTATATATGCAGGCTTCtatatgtttcaatttctGTTTGACACTGTGTAATCAAATGGCTTGCTGCTtgtatttgtaattttctCTTCTCATAATTAAATTCTGTTCAACTTGCATGATTAAGTTGAAAAACAAAATGTTTGATTATGAAgagatattatatttagataaaGCTTAATATACTGATATTGAAAACATTTTTAGAATAGTAATACTTCTTGGATATAAATTATGttgaatctaataattaatagaaattctttttgttttcctaAAAGGCAAATAGTAATGAATTTTCTTCTCCtcctgaaaaggaaaaatgcaTGTGCGAGGGTGGTGCTCTGCGTCCATCACATGAATGAGTCAAGCTCAGCCAGctaattttttctcaaaataagATTAGCCAGCTGTTATATTCTCTTCATATTATTGTGTgccaattaaaaagaattgataaaaaagaaaaggtcaGAGAAACAGAAAATTCCAGATCCTGAGGTACTGTTTCTCCACTTCTCCAACAATTCAGAAAACTGAtttttgaaaaacaaaaaagaaaagaattttcaGCTTTTTCCTCCAAAACAAATTGGATTCTGAAGTGTTTGCCTTGCAGAAACAAAAGTTGTCAGAGAATAAAAGGAATGGGTTTtagaagaagagaattaaattttacaaatctGTAAAAACATAATGCAAAATACAggattaataaagaaaatgtgaAGTGATGGAACCCAAATTAAGCAGACTATTCATGTAAACAGTAGGCGAGGATGTCGGCTCCGTTTTCAAGATTCAATATTCTCAGCATTACcaattattttccaatttCTCTCACGATATGCTCTGTCGTAAAGCAaccaattttatctttaatttttcttcgattagcaaaataaaattggGAAAAGACAAAAAGAGAACTCAATTCAaaacttttcattttattaatcgCTTGGCaagcaaaaaaaaagtaaagaaaatccaataaaaagaaacaaaaatgttCCTGTTTTTCCTCTAGGATTTGTAGTGGTAACTTAAGGATAAGAACAATTTAAAAGATTGGTTATAATTGTTCACAAGTGTTAGAAAGTTACAAGTTTCTTGGAAACCTAATCTACAGTGAGTGGTGAGATaatgacaattatttttgttttgatcgCCACATACTTCCAAATTGCCTGCGACTTCCCCATCTCCCTAGGCCTGCAGATTATCTAAAGGAAATGTTTCTTCggttcaaattaaaaaataaataaataaataattcccATGGCCGACACCTTTTATTTTacacatttataaaaaaaaaatttaattacatttaatgttaatatacatatatcggtagtttatattttaatatttaataattgatgttatatattttattatttaaaaattaataaaatatatattcattatctattaatttaatatataattataaaaatatattaagtcTTGACAagtatttgtttaataaaataattcattctTTAATCATTACATAATCAGTacttattcttttctctttctttggTTAATTTGAtctaaaatcattttttttattcaaaactAAAGGAGTTTTAGAATAATGACCGAGTGAAATTTTGTGTTTACTCTTTTGAGTACTTCCTTTTCTTGGTGTCAAAAGAACACATAATTACTTTGTAAAgctaatagaattattattaatatgtttcttaagaaaaataatataacattatCAAGGGAAGAAATATAAGTCATGGTTGTCCCATTTAAAAACCTCATTAAAAAAATCCATTCAGACAGAACCTTAGCAAGGAAAAACAATGAAAgttagttattaatttatctcCTACTCATGACCATTGTAATCAGCCAAAATAAGGTTACAAGGCTATAAAGAGCCTTCATCCTTAAGCCGAACACTAAAGCTTTTGCTATTGTTATCCTCTTTAGTGAGAGCATGTGCCACCATATTGTCTTTTCTACAAATAGCTTGGAACTTGAAGAATATCAACAATAAATATCCAAAACCaaatttccatctcagtcaaaGAAGAACATCAGTAGCTATTAGTATATAAACCTAGGGTTTAGGATAGACAGAATGGTATTCACTTCAAATGGATGAAATTGAGCATCTAGAATATCCCTATTTTAGGCACGAGAAGATAAGAGTAAAtccaaaacaaacaaacaaaaaatcCTTAAGAAGTGATTTAGGTGATGAGATTCTAAAGTTGTAAGATATTGAAACTCTTAggttcaaataaatatataaatagttgTATGTAaggattataaataaaatatgcagtaaattcttttagaaaaaatttcattaaactATCTTATggtttaaactatttttattttagggtttgtgattattattattattttttttactttagtAGATTCTAATGTGGCACGTAATAGTTATTGTTCTTCTAATTGTCATGTCAGCACTTGCTAATGGTGTTATGCAATTTGATCGTTTATATTCACAAGGCaccaaaatgaaaaaaaaataaactataaattttaaaataaaaatatattaaactacagagtaatttattgaaattctCCATTTTTTAATACATGTTTTGAGTTATGATTTTacataatcaaaatattaagtttttttttatattcaattgcATGTTTGGATTTAGTTCTTAGTTAATCCTTATAACAATTTTCGGTCACAAATATGGTGAAATAGAACGAATAAAAAATGGTATTTCatgagtatttaattatttcaaacatattaattatttttttaattttataattgcataaaaaaataagaaatatattgtATCTCcagaataaattattattctaatgaattttttagaTGAAATTCTAACAATATGTCGAAAATTCTCTTAGCTATgacttttgatttaaaaattaatatatcttaatctactcttaatattttacaatcttaatatatatatatttatatatatttgaaatataatttttgacgtttatatttttaatatataaattttttattttaatatgtatatatattttataaatttttataaatttttaattaataaattatatttgtagtaaaataataattaataatcctaaaataatacattaattatattttaatattatattaagcaataaattaattagataaacgttttaattttaaatttttttatagtagtcaccaaaaat
Coding sequences within:
- the LOC8284310 gene encoding probable tocopherol O-methyltransferase, chloroplastic gives rise to the protein MLHIQPPIPNLRTCHFPSSSFSSLRFSLPTSSFSFPSRARFTRVVTAAVTSPEMEALDAKVLKQGIAELYDESSGVWEDIWGDHMHHGFYDPDVQVSASLSNHRAAQIRMIEEALRFAGVSEDPTKCPKNVVDVGCGIGGSSRYIAKKFGAKCQGITLSPVQAQRANALAAAEGLADKVSFQVGDALEQPFPDGQFDLVWSMESGEHMPDKKKFVSELARVAASGATIIIVTWCHRNLSPSEESLQTWEKEHLKKICDAYYLPEWCSASDYVKLLEGLSLEDIKTADWSQYVAPFWPAVIRSAVTWKGLTSLLRSGLKTIRGALVMPLMIQGYKKGVIKFAVITCRKPFKQETP